From the genome of Papaver somniferum cultivar HN1 chromosome 2, ASM357369v1, whole genome shotgun sequence, one region includes:
- the LOC113351400 gene encoding uncharacterized protein LOC113351400 — protein MVAAVKMLAYGCVADNLDEYVQIGESTAIECLKRFCDAIIGIYEEKYLRKPTETDIAMLLKEGEDRGFPGMIGSLDCMHWHWENCPTAWHGTHTNGFKRVPTLILEAVESQSLWTWHAFFGMSGSNNDINVLDRSPLFDDIINRVAPACVSRFKEINTIWDIISLMEAVRKDVEHAFGVLQSRWHIVKGPARM, from the exons ATGGTTGCAGCTGTTAAAATGCTTGCATATGGTTGCGTCGCTGATAACCTTGATGAATATGTCCAAATTGGCGAGAGCACTGCAATTGAATGTCTCAAGCGTTTTTGCGATGCTATAATTGGTATCTATGAAGAAAAATATCTAAGGAAACCAACTGAAACTGATATTGCAATGTTGCTGAAAGAAGGTGAAGATCGTGGCTTTCCCGGAATGATTGGAAGTCTTGATTGTATGCACTGGCATTGGGAAAATTGTccaacggcttggcatggtacgCACACCAATGGGTTCAAAAGAGTCCCGACTCTCATTTTAGAAGCTGTGGAATCTCAGAGTTTGTGGACATGGCATGCGTTCTTTGGAATGTCAGGTTCGAATAATGATATTAATGTTCTCGATAGGTCTCCTTTATTCGATGACATCATTAACAGAGTTGCTCCTGCATGTGTTTCACGATTCAAGGAAATCAATACAATATGGGATATTATCTCTCTGATG GAAGCTGTTAGAAAGGACGTGGAACATGCTTTTGGAGTCCTGCAAAGCAGATGGCATATAGTTAAAGGACCAGCACGTAtgtga